The DNA segment GCCTGGAAGCCGAATCGGTACTCACCGCCCTGGCCCGCCGGGTGCCACACATCGAACTCGCTGGACCGGTTCACCGCCACCACAACAACACCCTGCGCGCCTGGCGCAGCATCCCCGTACGACTGCATCGAAAGTGAGAACCATGCAGCAGGTGAAAGCGGTCATCGCACGGGCCAAGGGCGCGCCGGTGGAGCTCGTGACGATCAACGTTCCCGACCCCGGTCCCGGTGAGGCCGTGGTGAAGATCCAGTCCTGCGGGGTGTGCCACACCGATCTGCACTACCGCGAGGGCGGCATCAACGACGAGTTTCCCTTCCTGCTCGGTCATGAGGCGGCCGGGATCGTGGAGTCGGTGGGCGACGGGGTGACCGGGGTGGCGCCGGGCGATTTCGTGGTGCTGAACTGGCGGGCGGTCTGCGGGGAGTGCCGGGCCTGCAAGCGCGGCGACCTGCACTACTGCTTCAACACGCACAACGCGAAGCAGAAGATGACCCTCGAGGACGGCACCGAGCTGTCGCCGGCGCTGGGCATCGGCGCGTTCGCCGAGAAGACGCTGGTCGCGGCCGGCCAGTGCACCAAGGTCGACCCGGAGGCGCGGCCCGCCGCGGTGGGTCTGCTGGGCTGCGGCGTGATGGCCGGCATCGGCGCGGCGATCAACACCGGCGGCGTGACCCGCGGCAAGTCCGTCGCGGTGATCGGCTGCGGTGGCGTCGGCGTGGCGGCGGTGGCCGGCGCCGCCCTCGCGGGCGCGTCGCCGATCATCGCGGTGGACATCGACCCGGCGAAGCTGGAGGCGGCCCGCAAGCTCGGCGCGACCCACGTCGTCGACTCCTCGAAGACCGACCCGGTCGAGGAGATCAAGCGGATCGCGGCCTCCGTGTATCCCGGCGCCGACGGCGCGGACGTCGTGATCGAGGCCGTCGGGCGGCCGGAGACGTGGAAGCAGGCGTTCTACGCGCGTGATCTCGCCGGCGTGCTGGTCCTGGTCGGGGTGCCGACGCCGGAGATGAAGGTGCCGGATCTGCCGCTGATCGACGTGTTCGGCCGGGGTGGGGCGCTCAAGTCCTCCTGGTACGGCGACTGCCTGCCGTCGCGGGACTTCCCGATGCTGGTCGACCTCTACCGGCAGGGTCGGCTCGACCTGGACGCGTTCGTGACCGAGGAGGTCGGCATCGAGGACGTCGAGGCGGCGTTCGCCAAGATGCACGGACACAGCGGCGAGACCCCGGTGCTGCGTTCGGTGGTGGTCCTGTGACGGCGCGGGTCGATCACGGTGTCGTCGCCGGGACGTTCAGCCTGGACGGGCAGACGTACGACGTCGACAACAACGTCTGGGTGGTCGGCGACGACAACGACTGCGTGGTGATCGACGCCCCGCACGACGTCGACGCGATCCTGGAGGTGGTCGCCGGCCGCAAGGTCGTGGCGATCGTCTGCACGCACGCGCACGACGACCACGTCCGGGTGGCGCCGGCGCTGCGCGAGCGGACCGGCGCGCCGATCTTCCTGCACCCGGAGGACCGGCCGCTGTGGGAGCTGACCCACGGCAAGGACGAGGTGTGGGACGCCGACCTGGCCGACGGGTCGGACATCCCGGTCGGCGGCATCACGCTGACGGTGCTGCACACACCGGGGCACGCGCCGGGGGCGGTCTGCCTCCACGCCCCCGACCTGGGGTGCGTCTTCACCGGCGACACGCTGTTCCAGGGCGGGCCGGGAGCGACCGGCCGGTCGTACTCCGACGCCGGTCTGATCGTCGACTCCATCAAGGCGGAGCTGTTCGCGCTGCCGGGGGAGACGGTCGTGCTCACGGGGCACGGCGACGACACCACCGTCGAAGCCGAGCGTGCCCGGCTCGAAGAAATCTAGGCTGGCTGGGCGGGCGCCAGTAGTCAGGTGCCCGCCCGGCTGGTTATCTCGAAACGGAGTGTCTGGCGATGGCCCGCCATGTCGATCTCAATATGTTGACCGCGCTGGATGCGCTACTCACCGAATGTAGTGTCACCCGGGCCGCCGAGCGGCTCCAGATCAGCCAGCCTGCGATGAGCTCAGCCCTGGCCCGACTGCGTAGACATTTCGGCGATGACTTGCTCGTTCGAGTCGGGCAGAGCTATCAACTCACTCCACTGGCGGCCCGTCTCGCCGCACCGACCGCTGACGTCGTCGCCGCCGCTGACCAGGTTCTCAGCGCTCAACCGGACTTCGACCCGACGCTGTCGCGGCGCACCTTCACCGTCATCATGTCGGACTACGCGTTATCCGTGCTCGGCGCGGCTGTGGCGGCGCTGATCGATGAGCGGGCACCCCACGTGCGGATGCATGTTCAGCCCACCACCCGGCAGAACGTCGATCAGGCCGCCGACGAGCTGCGCGACGTTGACCTGCTGGTGCTGCCACACGGCATCGTCACCGGTCTACCGCACCGCAACCTGTATCAGGACGAGTGGGCGTGCCTCATCGACGCCTCAACGGATACGGCCTTGACCGGCGAAGACCTGGCCCGCCGATCATGGGTGCTGACCTACCACGACGGCACCGCGATCACCACCGCTGCCCGCGAGCTACGCACCCACGGCATCGACCTCGACGCACGGCTGGTCGTCGACAGCTACACCGTGTTGCCCGCCCTGATCGCCGGAACCAGCCGGGTCGCCTTGGTACAACGACAACTCGGCGCCGGGATGGAGGCCACCGCCCGCGTACGGATGGTCGACTGTCCCTTCCCGACCGCGCCGATCGTCGAAGCGATGTGGTGGCACCCGGGTCACGAGAACGATCCAGCACATCAATGGCTGCGTCAGTGCTTCCTCGACGCCGCCATACAGGTCCAGCAATAGCGCCGATACACCGTTCATTCACACACCGGATACACCGTATAAACAATCTCGTCTTCTCCACTGCCCTGGCTTTCAGGCACGGTGACGGCACCCCGCGCGCCATCCCCACCCGCGGCCACCACGTGGGTACGGCGCGCCGAGCTGAGGAGACATCGTGCGAACACGGCGACGAAACCCCGTGGCAGTCTCGATCTTCGCTGCCATCATGACCACCAGCACTCTCGCGTTCGCCGGCGCCGCCCCGTCGGCGTGGGCGGCAACCACACCGGACTTCGGCCCGAACGTCAAGATCTTCGACGCGAAGACTCCGGTCACTGAGATCAACGCGTTCTTGCAGAAGATCTCCGCTGAGCCGGAGTTCAGCACCAACCGGCAGGCGGTCTACTTCAAGCCGGGCGTCTACGGCAGCGCGGCCGGCCAGAATGATCCAGCGACGGCCACCGGCATCGTCAACAGCGAAGTCGGCTACTACACCTCTATTGCGGGCCTCGGCACGTCACCCACCAGCGTCACGATCAACGGCGCCCTGCACTCCGAGCCGCGGCAGAACACCGACGGCTCGTCCGACGGGCTGACCAACTTCTACCGATCACTGGCCAACATTTCGATCAATCCGATCCAGCGGCCGGTGGGTGCCGACGCGCAGCGCGCCAAGCCGGAGGGCGTGGCGCCGGCGCACACGATGCGCTGGGCCACCTCTCAGGCGTCTTCGCTGCGCCGCGTCGACATCCGGGGCAACCTGGACCTCAACGGCGCCTACGGCGCCACCCTGTTCGGCACCACCATGGCCGACAGCCGCATCAGCGGCACCGTCGACAGCGGCGGCGACGCCGGACCGGGCCAGGCGCAGTACTACGTGCGCGATAGTCAGATCGGCAGCTGGCGTGGCGGCTCGGCCAACCTGGTCTTCTCCGGCGTGAAGGGTGCACCGCCTAGCAACTTCACCGGCCGCGGCATCACCACCCTGCCGACCACCCCGACGTCACGGCCCGCCCCCTTCCTTACCGTTAACGGCGACTCCTACGCGGTCTTCGTGCCGAAGGCCCGCACCAACGCCTCCGGCGTTAACTGGGCGACCAACAGCACTGCCGGCACCAGCATCCCGATCTCCCGGTTCCACATCGCCAAACCGGGCACCGACACCGCCGCGACGATCAACAAGGCTCTCGCGTCCGGTAAGCACCTCATCCTCACCCCCGGCATCTACCGCCTCAACGGCCCGATCACGGTGACCCGAGCCGACACCGTCGTCATGGGCATGGGATATGCGACGCTGGCACCCACCGGCGGGCAGGCCGCGATCGAGGTGGGCGACGTCAAGGGAGTCGTCATCTCCAGCCTGCTGGTCGACGCGAGCCCCGGCACCGACGTGCTGGTCAAGGTCGGAACCGGCAACGCCAACAACATCGGTGACGCGACGAACCCGACGACGCTCAGCGACCTGTTCGTCCGCGTCGGCGGCGCCCAGGCCGGCTCCAGCAAGATCTCGTTGCAGGTCAACCAGAGCAAAGTCATCCTCGACGACAACTGGCTCTGGCGCGCCGACCACGGCACCGGCGTGGGCTGGACCAGCAACACCAGCGACACCGGGCTCGTCGTCAACGGCACGGACGTCACCGCGCTCGGGCTGTTCGTCGAACACCACCAGAAGAACCAGGTCGTCTGGAACGGCGAGCGCGGCCGGACGGTCTTCTACCAGAGCGAGTTCCCGTACGACCCGCCGAACCAGGCCGCCTGGATGGACGGCGCCAAGGAGGGCTACGCGTCATACAAGGTCGCGTCCGGCGTGACGACTCACGCGGCCACCGGCACGGCGATCTACACGCTGTTCCTCGACTCCACCTTCGCCGGCGCGCCGGCGCACGCCTGGACCTCCATCGAGGCCCCTCAGCGCGCCGGCGTCCGCTTCACCGCGATGACGACCGCGGTCATCGCGTTCGGCGGCGGCATCCGCAGCATTGTCGGCACCACCGGCGCCGCCGTGGACGCGACGCAGCCCAACCAGGTCGTTCCCGGCTTCACTGCATCTGCCCGGCTGGCTGCCCATCCCCGCTGATCACTCGATGAGGCGATGACCCCGGCTGCATCAGGCGGCCGGGGTCGAGCCGCTGGATTGCCGGACCACCAGTTCGGGCTGGAAGACCACCTGCCGATGCCGGTGCTGTCCCGGTTCGGCGATCTCCTCGAACAGCAGCTCGGCGGCAACCCGGCCCAGTTCGGCGCGGGGCTGCCGGACCGACGTCAGCGGCACGGCGGCCGCGGCGGCGTGGTCGATGTCGTCGTAGCCGACGATCGCCAGCTCGGCCGGCACCCGCAGACCGTGGCCGCTGACCGCTTGCAACAACCCCAGCGCCAGCAGGTCGTTGGCGCAGAACACCGCGTCCGGCCGGGCCGGCGCCGACCTGCCGGCCAGTGAGGCTCCCACCCCGCGGCCGGTCACGACGCTCACGGTCTCGGTCTCGATGACCTCGAGCGTCGCGCCGGCCGCCGCGGATACCGCGTGCGCACCGGCCAGGCGGGCGGCGACCTGAGGTATGGACAACGGTCCGCCGATGAAGGCCAGACGGCGATGGCCGGTGGCGATGAGGTGTTCAGCGGCGAGCCGGCCGCCGGCGTGGTCGTCCACCGACACGCAGCACAGGTCCCGCCGTGAGGAGCCGCGGTCGACCAGTGTCACCGGGGTTCCGCGGCGCGCCAGATCGGTGACCGCGGGCGCCGCCTCGTGCACCGGACTGGCGAGGATTCCCTGCACCCGCTGGCTCTCCAACCGGTCGAAATAGCGGGCTTCGAGTTCGCCGGACTCGCCGCTGCTGTACAGCATGACCACGACGTCACGCTGATCGGCGACCTGTTCGGCGCCTCGGGTCAGGTCGGCGAAGAACGGATTGGTCACGTCCGGGACGATCAGGCCGATGGCGCGGCGGCGCCCGGCGGCCAGCGACCGGGCCGCCTCGTTCGGCACGTAGCCGAGGTACGTGATGGCAGCGTGTACCCGCTGACGCGTGGCCGGAGCTACAGCGTCCGGCCGGTTGAGCACGTTGCTGACGGTGCCGACGGACACGCCGGCGTGCGCGGCGACGTCCGCGATCCTGATCACGGGCAGAGCGTAGGTCAGACGCTTCAATCCCGAACAGCCCTCAAGTGGCCACCGTCCTGGAGAAGGGCCTGTACACGCCGCGCCACGCCGACTCTGTTTCACGCGTGTTGAATCGCGATAAACGCTGGTAGCGATCGTGAACTGCGGATATCCAAGCGGTCAATAAGCGGTATCAGCAACCTCGTATTGACCACGTGTCATTGCCCACAGAGTCTTTAGACGCTTCAACGAAGACTTCCCGCGGTCGTCAAGGAGGACCTGTGGCACCCATATCTCCGCGCACCCGCCGACCCGCCCGCGTGGCGGCGGTGATCAGCGCTCTGGCGCTTGTTGCTTGCACCACCGCCTGCGGTGGGGCAGACGACGACACCGCCTCCGGCGGCTCGTCGGCCGAGAACTTCTCGTTCCTGGCGATCAACGAGAACACCACCATCGCCAAGACCCTCACCACGTTGAGCCAGAAGGAGTGCGCCACCCAGAACACGGCGCAGCCGCTGGAGATCAAGAATCAGGCGCAGGCCAGCCTGGACCAGCAGCTTCAGCTGCTCGCCGGTCAGGGCGCGCTGCCACAGCTGTTCACCGCCGCGAACGCGCCGTCGCTGACCAGCCAGCTCGCCGGCAACGGCTCGGTCCTGGACGCGGCGAGCGTGTCCGAGGGCGTTCTGCCGGCCGCGTCGTCCACGATCAAGAGTCTGTACGACGGTAAGCAGCTGGTTCTGCCGACCGAGCTGAACATCGAGGGCATCTGGTACAACAAGAAGCTGCTCGCCGACAACGGCATCACCACGCCGCCGGCGACCTGGGATGAGCTGGTCGCGGCGTTCGCGAAACTGCAGGCCGCCGGGGTGCAGCCGATCTCGCAGGCCGGCAAGGGCGGCGACGGCTGGGGCGTGACCCGCTGGGTCGGCAACTACATCCTGCGCTCTCAGGGCCCGGACGCGCTCAAGAAGGTCGCCGACGGGCAGGCCAAGCTCACCGACCCGCAGTACATCGCGGCCGCCGACGCGATCGCCGCGCTCGGCAAGGCCGGCTACTTCGGCAAGTCGCCCACGTCGATCGACTACGCGACCGCGCTCAACACCTTCCTGACCGGCAAGGCCGCCTTCATCTACATGGGGTCCTGGGCGCTGTCGGACTTCAACGACGACACCAAGAACAAGATCGGCGTGGACAACGTCGGCTTCCTGAAGTTCCCGGCCGTCACCGGCGGCGTCGGCACCGCCGACCAGATGCCGGCCAACGTCGGCACCGCGATCGCCATCTCGAAGAAGGGTTACGAGGGCGACGCGAACACCCAGGCGTGGGTGAAGTGCATCGTCGACAACTACGGCACGGTGGCGCTGCGTGACTCCAGCCAGATCACCGGCTTCGCGACCGACGCCGGCGTCGAGGTGCCGGCGCTGACCAAGGAGATCCAGACCGAGATCGGCAACGTGCAGACCAGCGTCCTGTGGTTCGAGGCCTATTTCTCCGCCAAGGCCACCACCATCAGCCAGGGCAACGGCGGCCTGCTCGGCAGTGGCCAGCTGACCGGCGAGAAGTTCATGCAGACGGTCACCGCCAACCTGGGCTGACCCTCCGGATAGAGCGCCGGCGGTCCGGCGGGGGCGTCTCGCCGCCGGCGCTCACCCAGGAAGGCAACGAGAAAGCTAGAGAGGCAACAAGAAGAATGCACAGCGTGCTCGGCGACCGTAAATCGGTCGCTCTCCTCCTGGGACCGGCGCTGCTGGTCTACTCGCTGATCATGCTGGTGCCGATGCTGTGGTCTCTCGGCTACACCTTCTTCACCGGCAGCGTCATCTCCGGCTTCACCTGGGCCGGGACGGCGAACTTCAGCAAACTGCTCGACGACCCAGCCCTTCTTCCCGCGCTGTGGTTCACCGTGAAGTACGCCGTCGTCATCACTGTCGGACAGGTCCTCGTCGGATACCTGCTCGCGCTCCTCTACGTCTTCTTCCTGCGCCGGGCCGGCTCGATCATCCGAACCCTGGTCTTCTTCCCGGTCATCCTCCCCACCGTCGCGGTCGCCCTGCTGTTCCAGAAGTTCTTCGAGTACGCGCCGCAGACCGGCCCGGTCAACGCCGCGATCGAGGCGCTCGGCGGCACCGGCATCGACTTCTTCAGCACCCCCGGCCACGCATTCCTCGTCGTCGCGCTCATGGACATCTGGCGCTCGATGGGCTTCTACGCGGTGCTGCTCTACGCCGGCCTGCTCGACATCCCGGACGAGATGATGGAAGCCGCCTCGATGGACGGCGCCGGCACCTGGCGCCAGATCCGCAGCATCGTGCTGCCGCTGTCCCTGCCGGTCCTGGTGAGCTCGCTGGTGTTCAGCATCAACGGCACGCTCAAGGCGTTCGACTCGATCTACGCCCTGACCGGCGGCGGACCGGGCAGCGCCACCACGCCACTGACGCTGTACATGTACCAGACCTCGTTCGCCTACGGCGACTACGGATACGGCTCGACCATCGCGCTCACCCTCACCGTGCTGTGCCTGCTGGTCACCGTTGTCATCTTCCGCGCGACGCGCCGCGACGTGGGACAGGGATAGCCATGACACTGACCACCAGCCGCCCGGCCCCGGCCAAACACGGCGTCCCGGCGCCGCAGCACACCCGCGACTGGCGGCGCACCGCGCGCCGGCTGCCCGGCTACGCCTGCGTCGCCCTGTTGCTGATCATCGTGGTGTAGCCGCTGATTTGGCTGTTCCTGGGCTCCTTCAAGACCCAGGACGAGTTCCTCAACGGCTCGACCACCGCCCTGCCGGAAAGCTTCACCAACTTCGACAACTACACCCAGGCGTGGTCGTCGGTGGCGACCTACCTGCAGAACTCGCTGCTCACCGTCGTGCCCGCCCTCGCCCTGATCATCGTGCTCGGCACCGCGGCCGGGTTTGCACTCGAAGTGCTCGTCTGGAAAGGCCGGCAGACCACTCTGCTTCTTTTCCTGGCCGGCATCATGATCCCCGGGCAGATGATCCTGCTGCCGCTGTTCACCGTCTACTTCAACCTGCACCTGACCGGTACCCTCTGGCCGCTGATCATCACCTACACCGCCACCGGCCTACCCCTGACGGTCTTCATGATGGCCACCTACTTCCGGGCCATCCCGAAGACCGTCTTCGAGGCGGCGGCCATGGACGGCGCCAGCGTCATCCGGTCGTTCGTCTCGATCGGCTTCCCGATGATGCGCAACTCGGTGCTGACGATCGCGCTCGTGCAGTTCTTCTTCCTCTGGAACGACCTGCTCATCGCGCTCACCTTCACCACCGACGACGCCCAGCGCACCGTGCAGGTCGGCCTGCTCAACTTCACCGGCCAGTTCGGCGTGGTCGAGTACGGCCCGACCTTCGCCGCGATCTGCATCAACGTGCTGCTGATCCTGGCCATCTACATCTTCCTCAACCAGCGAGTCATGCGCGGCCTGGCGGCCGGCGCGGTGAAGGGCTGAGCCGCGGTGGCTGCCCTGAACGGCACGGGTACCCGTGTGCACGCCCCCCG comes from the Actinoplanes sp. OR16 genome and includes:
- a CDS encoding carbohydrate ABC transporter permease; translated protein: MHSVLGDRKSVALLLGPALLVYSLIMLVPMLWSLGYTFFTGSVISGFTWAGTANFSKLLDDPALLPALWFTVKYAVVITVGQVLVGYLLALLYVFFLRRAGSIIRTLVFFPVILPTVAVALLFQKFFEYAPQTGPVNAAIEALGGTGIDFFSTPGHAFLVVALMDIWRSMGFYAVLLYAGLLDIPDEMMEAASMDGAGTWRQIRSIVLPLSLPVLVSSLVFSINGTLKAFDSIYALTGGGPGSATTPLTLYMYQTSFAYGDYGYGSTIALTLTVLCLLVTVVIFRATRRDVGQG
- a CDS encoding carbohydrate ABC transporter permease gives rise to the protein MATYLQNSLLTVVPALALIIVLGTAAGFALEVLVWKGRQTTLLLFLAGIMIPGQMILLPLFTVYFNLHLTGTLWPLIITYTATGLPLTVFMMATYFRAIPKTVFEAAAMDGASVIRSFVSIGFPMMRNSVLTIALVQFFFLWNDLLIALTFTTDDAQRTVQVGLLNFTGQFGVVEYGPTFAAICINVLLILAIYIFLNQRVMRGLAAGAVKG
- a CDS encoding S-(hydroxymethyl)mycothiol dehydrogenase; amino-acid sequence: MQQVKAVIARAKGAPVELVTINVPDPGPGEAVVKIQSCGVCHTDLHYREGGINDEFPFLLGHEAAGIVESVGDGVTGVAPGDFVVLNWRAVCGECRACKRGDLHYCFNTHNAKQKMTLEDGTELSPALGIGAFAEKTLVAAGQCTKVDPEARPAAVGLLGCGVMAGIGAAINTGGVTRGKSVAVIGCGGVGVAAVAGAALAGASPIIAVDIDPAKLEAARKLGATHVVDSSKTDPVEEIKRIAASVYPGADGADVVIEAVGRPETWKQAFYARDLAGVLVLVGVPTPEMKVPDLPLIDVFGRGGALKSSWYGDCLPSRDFPMLVDLYRQGRLDLDAFVTEEVGIEDVEAAFAKMHGHSGETPVLRSVVVL
- a CDS encoding ABC transporter substrate-binding protein; protein product: MAPISPRTRRPARVAAVISALALVACTTACGGADDDTASGGSSAENFSFLAINENTTIAKTLTTLSQKECATQNTAQPLEIKNQAQASLDQQLQLLAGQGALPQLFTAANAPSLTSQLAGNGSVLDAASVSEGVLPAASSTIKSLYDGKQLVLPTELNIEGIWYNKKLLADNGITTPPATWDELVAAFAKLQAAGVQPISQAGKGGDGWGVTRWVGNYILRSQGPDALKKVADGQAKLTDPQYIAAADAIAALGKAGYFGKSPTSIDYATALNTFLTGKAAFIYMGSWALSDFNDDTKNKIGVDNVGFLKFPAVTGGVGTADQMPANVGTAIAISKKGYEGDANTQAWVKCIVDNYGTVALRDSSQITGFATDAGVEVPALTKEIQTEIGNVQTSVLWFEAYFSAKATTISQGNGGLLGSGQLTGEKFMQTVTANLG
- a CDS encoding LacI family DNA-binding transcriptional regulator — protein: MIRIADVAAHAGVSVGTVSNVLNRPDAVAPATRQRVHAAITYLGYVPNEAARSLAAGRRRAIGLIVPDVTNPFFADLTRGAEQVADQRDVVVMLYSSGESGELEARYFDRLESQRVQGILASPVHEAAPAVTDLARRGTPVTLVDRGSSRRDLCCVSVDDHAGGRLAAEHLIATGHRRLAFIGGPLSIPQVAARLAGAHAVSAAAGATLEVIETETVSVVTGRGVGASLAGRSAPARPDAVFCANDLLALGLLQAVSGHGLRVPAELAIVGYDDIDHAAAAAVPLTSVRQPRAELGRVAAELLFEEIAEPGQHRHRQVVFQPELVVRQSSGSTPAA
- a CDS encoding adenylyl cyclase, whose amino-acid sequence is MTTSTLAFAGAAPSAWAATTPDFGPNVKIFDAKTPVTEINAFLQKISAEPEFSTNRQAVYFKPGVYGSAAGQNDPATATGIVNSEVGYYTSIAGLGTSPTSVTINGALHSEPRQNTDGSSDGLTNFYRSLANISINPIQRPVGADAQRAKPEGVAPAHTMRWATSQASSLRRVDIRGNLDLNGAYGATLFGTTMADSRISGTVDSGGDAGPGQAQYYVRDSQIGSWRGGSANLVFSGVKGAPPSNFTGRGITTLPTTPTSRPAPFLTVNGDSYAVFVPKARTNASGVNWATNSTAGTSIPISRFHIAKPGTDTAATINKALASGKHLILTPGIYRLNGPITVTRADTVVMGMGYATLAPTGGQAAIEVGDVKGVVISSLLVDASPGTDVLVKVGTGNANNIGDATNPTTLSDLFVRVGGAQAGSSKISLQVNQSKVILDDNWLWRADHGTGVGWTSNTSDTGLVVNGTDVTALGLFVEHHQKNQVVWNGERGRTVFYQSEFPYDPPNQAAWMDGAKEGYASYKVASGVTTHAATGTAIYTLFLDSTFAGAPAHAWTSIEAPQRAGVRFTAMTTAVIAFGGGIRSIVGTTGAAVDATQPNQVVPGFTASARLAAHPR
- a CDS encoding LysR family transcriptional regulator; amino-acid sequence: MARHVDLNMLTALDALLTECSVTRAAERLQISQPAMSSALARLRRHFGDDLLVRVGQSYQLTPLAARLAAPTADVVAAADQVLSAQPDFDPTLSRRTFTVIMSDYALSVLGAAVAALIDERAPHVRMHVQPTTRQNVDQAADELRDVDLLVLPHGIVTGLPHRNLYQDEWACLIDASTDTALTGEDLARRSWVLTYHDGTAITTAARELRTHGIDLDARLVVDSYTVLPALIAGTSRVALVQRQLGAGMEATARVRMVDCPFPTAPIVEAMWWHPGHENDPAHQWLRQCFLDAAIQVQQ
- a CDS encoding MBL fold metallo-hydrolase, giving the protein MTARVDHGVVAGTFSLDGQTYDVDNNVWVVGDDNDCVVIDAPHDVDAILEVVAGRKVVAIVCTHAHDDHVRVAPALRERTGAPIFLHPEDRPLWELTHGKDEVWDADLADGSDIPVGGITLTVLHTPGHAPGAVCLHAPDLGCVFTGDTLFQGGPGATGRSYSDAGLIVDSIKAELFALPGETVVLTGHGDDTTVEAERARLEEI